In the genome of Chryseobacterium sp. 52, the window AAAGGCTTTTTTGCAGACATATAGAGAGAATCTGCCGTTTTCAGAGCTTCGGGAATATCTTTTTGTACCACCTGAAGAGAGGTTCTTTCACAGATCTGGTCAAAACCATATTTTTTCTGAGCCAGGATGGGGACAGCAGTAATGAACAAAAACAAAAGTTTTAGCAGACTTCTAGACATAAAAAAATAAATTATTATTTTGATTTTATAATAATTCATCATTTTCATGGGGTGTCTTTTTGTTTTTACAAATCTACTAATATTTTATTTTTTATTAAAATATTCTTCTATTATTTAATTTTTTTAACTAAAAAGCCAATTATTATTTATTTTAATAATATAAAATTCGCAATTTTCACATTAAATAGATTTATTATCTGTCAAAAATAAAATATCCGTAACTATTTTCTTTTTGCCGCGACTTATCTGTTCACATAATTATTACATTTGTAATCAATAAAAAGTTTTATGAAAAAATTAGCAATATTTTCTTCTTTATTTATAGGAGTACTGGCATTCGCACAGGGAATTAAATTTGAAGACAGCAATTTCGCTGCTATTCTGGCAAAAGCAAAAAAAGAAAACAAACTTGTATTTGTAGATGCCTATGCATCATGGTGTGGACCATGTAAACTGATGGTGAAAAATATTTTCCCGCTTCAGACTGTTGGAGATTTTTATAATTCTCACTTTGTGAATGCAAAAATAGACATGGAAAAAGGTGAAGGAATCGGTCTTGCAAAAAAATACAATGTAAAGGCATTTCCTACTTATCTTTTCATTAATGGCGACGGAGAAGAGGTACACAGAACATTAGGCTATGTAGAGGAGAAAGATTTCATCCAGTTTGCTAAAGATGCTGAGGACCCGAATAAAAGACTTACTGCCCTGAAGCAGAAATTTGAAAAAGGAGAAAAAGATCCTGAATTCTTAAAAAACCTTGCAGGTCTTACCATTTATAATGACGCTGAATTTTCAGGAAAAGTTTTAGACCGTTATTTCCAGCAGAAAACAAATTTTGACCAGGAAGATTTACAACTTCTTCTTTCAGGAATGCAAAGTACAGAAAGTCCTTTGT includes:
- a CDS encoding thioredoxin family protein, with protein sequence MKKLAIFSSLFIGVLAFAQGIKFEDSNFAAILAKAKKENKLVFVDAYASWCGPCKLMVKNIFPLQTVGDFYNSHFVNAKIDMEKGEGIGLAKKYNVKAFPTYLFINGDGEEVHRTLGYVEEKDFIQFAKDAEDPNKRLTALKQKFEKGEKDPEFLKNLAGLTIYNDAEFSGKVLDRYFQQKTNFDQEDLQLLLSGMQSTESPLYKIFQTKKADIIKILPEEQFNKFDKSIKLSTVTKKSYNADTKTWNDNYFFAETQKFLTKEEAEKALKRAKAGRALKNKDLSTYEKLTLELYNDTSTTSSEELNSLAWNFFENVTTKASLEKAVTWAQESVKKKENYANTDTLANLYNKIGDKKNARIWAEKSIQLAKSKGEDSTETETLLKSL